A single Saccharolobus shibatae B12 DNA region contains:
- a CDS encoding GTPase, producing MLGKVIRLIKRSDLIVEVLDAREPSLTRSKKIENISIKNSRKILLVLNKGDLVPLWVLRAWKNYFKEEENIESVYMSATSHLGTKLLRDTMKSILKGDKGIVVFVGYPKSGKSSIINALKGKHSAQTSAHPLEYGYTKSLQLFKIDKKIYAWDTPGVIPPDGDELEKIIRGSNVDLLEDPVKPALILINRIIEFSKESLIHVYKVDFSNPYELLEKIAIKRGWFYKSTKEPNIDMAAKAIIRDYHEGKIAYYTLPPSLYRDD from the coding sequence ATGCTGGGAAAAGTCATTAGGTTGATCAAGAGATCTGATCTTATAGTCGAAGTGTTGGATGCCAGAGAGCCTTCTCTAACTAGGTCTAAGAAAATAGAGAACATTTCAATAAAAAATAGCAGGAAAATATTATTAGTATTAAACAAAGGAGATTTAGTACCCTTATGGGTTCTTAGAGCTTGGAAGAATTACTTTAAGGAAGAAGAGAACATTGAGAGTGTTTATATGTCAGCAACTTCCCATTTGGGTACTAAACTTTTACGTGATACAATGAAGTCTATATTAAAGGGAGATAAAGGGATTGTAGTATTTGTGGGGTATCCGAAATCTGGAAAGTCTTCGATAATTAACGCCCTCAAAGGTAAGCATTCAGCTCAAACCTCGGCCCATCCATTAGAATATGGTTATACCAAATCTCTACAATTATTTAAAATTGATAAAAAGATCTATGCGTGGGATACACCTGGCGTCATACCCCCAGATGGCGACGAACTAGAGAAAATAATTAGGGGATCCAACGTAGATTTATTAGAAGACCCCGTAAAACCCGCTTTAATTCTAATAAATAGAATTATTGAATTTTCGAAAGAGAGCTTAATTCACGTTTATAAAGTGGATTTTTCCAATCCTTATGAACTATTAGAAAAAATAGCCATAAAGAGAGGATGGTTCTATAAGAGTACTAAAGAGCCCAATATTGATATGGCTGCTAAGGCCATAATAAGGGATTACCACGAAGGCAAAATTGCTTATTATACTCTCCCCCCTAGTCTATATAGAGATGATTAG
- a CDS encoding PolB1-binding protein PBP2 family protein, whose amino-acid sequence MNTRLIYLMSVNQKEIEIAIEYFKNYVSVGEIAATMDLKARGISNPQAVISKLIEMGIIEKGEGCYNLVRKSMDKK is encoded by the coding sequence ATGAATACTAGATTAATATATCTTATGTCTGTTAATCAGAAGGAAATTGAGATTGCAATAGAATATTTTAAAAATTATGTTTCCGTGGGTGAGATAGCAGCTACAATGGATCTTAAGGCTAGAGGCATTTCCAACCCTCAAGCTGTAATATCTAAGCTAATAGAAATGGGAATAATAGAAAAAGGGGAAGGATGCTATAATTTAGTGAGGAAATCTATGGATAAGAAGTGA
- a CDS encoding magnesium-dependent phosphatase-1, with translation MIRAIVFDADKTLWDHHNISEFEEPLKLVDANTLEDSKGRVLHLFPDVRETLKELKNRGYILGLATWNFEDKANKVLATLDLLQYFDIIVARPYPYKFLMLSQIIIEINAKTNLKIKPNQILFLDDRRGHFGNIWLYLGDVKCLEMWKDITRYSEIFSILSHVENE, from the coding sequence ATGATTAGAGCAATAGTGTTTGACGCTGATAAAACCTTGTGGGATCATCACAATATATCGGAGTTTGAAGAACCTTTAAAGCTTGTAGATGCAAACACTTTAGAGGATTCAAAAGGTAGAGTTCTCCATTTGTTTCCAGACGTTAGAGAGACTCTTAAGGAATTAAAAAATAGAGGTTACATATTAGGTCTAGCTACGTGGAATTTTGAAGATAAGGCAAATAAAGTATTAGCTACACTAGATTTGCTTCAATATTTTGATATAATTGTAGCAAGGCCTTATCCCTATAAATTTTTAATGTTGAGTCAAATAATTATTGAGATTAATGCCAAAACTAACCTAAAAATAAAACCTAACCAAATCCTTTTCTTAGATGATAGGAGAGGGCATTTCGGGAATATTTGGCTGTATCTAGGGGATGTAAAGTGTTTAGAGATGTGGAAAGATATTACTAGGTATAGCGAAATATTTAGCATATTAAGTCACGTTGAAAATGAATAG
- a CDS encoding acetolactate synthase large subunit produces the protein MPTGARILVDSLKREGVKVIFGIPGLSNMQIYDAFVEDLANGELRHVLMRHEQAAAHAADGYARASGVPGICTATSGPGTTNLTTGLITAYWDSSPVIAITGNVPRSVMGKMAFQEADAMGVFENVTKYVIGIKRIDEIPQWIKNAFYIATTGRPGPVVIDIPRDIFYEKMEEIKWPEKPLVKGYRDFPTRIDRLALKKAAEILINAERPIILVGTGVVWANATPEILELAELLHIPIVSTFPGKTAIPHDHPLYFGPMGYYGRAEASMAALESDAMLVVGARFSDRTFTSYDEMVETRKKFIMVNIDPTDGEKAIKVDVGIYGNAKIILRELIKAITTLGQKRDRSAWLKRVKEYKEYYSQFYYTEENGKLKPWKIMKTIRQALPRDAIVTTGVGQHQMWAEVFWEVLEPRTFLTSSGMGTMGFGLPAAMGAKLARPDKVVVDLDGDGSFLMTGTNLATAVDEHIPVISVIFDNRTLGLVRQVQDLFFGKRIVGVDYGPSPDFVKLAEAFGALGFNATTYEDIEKSIKSAIKEDIPAVIRVPVDKEELALPTLPPGGRLKQVILRDPRKSS, from the coding sequence TTGCCAACAGGTGCACGAATTCTAGTTGATTCTCTAAAAAGAGAAGGAGTTAAGGTAATCTTCGGAATACCTGGACTATCGAACATGCAGATATATGATGCTTTCGTGGAAGATTTGGCAAATGGTGAGCTTAGACATGTTCTGATGAGACATGAACAAGCTGCTGCACATGCTGCAGATGGATACGCAAGAGCTTCTGGAGTACCCGGAATATGCACAGCCACATCTGGTCCTGGTACGACAAATTTAACTACTGGGCTTATTACCGCATACTGGGATAGTTCTCCCGTAATTGCAATAACCGGTAACGTGCCTAGAAGCGTTATGGGTAAGATGGCATTCCAAGAAGCTGATGCTATGGGAGTGTTTGAAAATGTAACTAAATACGTTATTGGTATTAAGAGAATAGATGAAATTCCCCAATGGATTAAGAATGCATTTTACATTGCAACTACTGGAAGACCTGGGCCAGTAGTAATTGATATTCCTAGGGATATTTTCTATGAAAAAATGGAAGAGATAAAATGGCCAGAGAAGCCGCTTGTAAAGGGTTATAGAGATTTCCCAACTAGGATAGACCGATTAGCATTGAAAAAGGCTGCTGAGATTCTAATCAATGCAGAGAGACCAATAATTTTAGTAGGTACTGGGGTAGTATGGGCTAACGCAACCCCAGAAATTTTAGAGTTAGCAGAACTATTGCATATCCCAATAGTCTCTACTTTCCCTGGAAAAACTGCAATACCACATGATCATCCCCTATATTTCGGACCAATGGGATACTATGGAAGAGCAGAAGCATCAATGGCTGCCCTAGAATCTGACGCAATGCTAGTTGTAGGTGCGAGATTTAGTGATAGGACATTTACATCATATGATGAAATGGTAGAGACTAGAAAGAAATTCATAATGGTAAATATTGATCCGACGGACGGAGAAAAGGCCATAAAAGTAGATGTCGGAATTTACGGTAATGCCAAGATAATATTAAGGGAACTAATTAAGGCAATAACCACACTAGGTCAAAAAAGAGATAGGAGCGCATGGCTGAAAAGAGTTAAAGAGTATAAAGAATATTATTCTCAATTTTACTATACTGAGGAGAACGGAAAATTAAAGCCTTGGAAGATAATGAAGACCATTAGGCAAGCATTACCAAGGGATGCAATAGTGACTACTGGTGTAGGCCAACATCAGATGTGGGCTGAAGTGTTTTGGGAAGTATTGGAACCTAGAACTTTTCTAACCTCATCTGGGATGGGTACAATGGGTTTTGGTCTTCCTGCTGCAATGGGAGCTAAATTAGCTAGACCGGATAAAGTTGTAGTGGATCTAGATGGTGATGGCTCATTCTTAATGACTGGAACAAACCTAGCCACAGCTGTAGATGAGCACATTCCGGTAATATCAGTGATATTTGATAATAGAACCTTAGGGTTAGTAAGACAAGTTCAAGACTTATTCTTCGGGAAGAGAATAGTAGGTGTAGATTACGGCCCTTCACCAGACTTCGTTAAATTAGCTGAGGCATTTGGTGCTTTAGGTTTTAACGCAACGACCTATGAGGACATAGAAAAGTCAATTAAGAGTGCGATAAAGGAAGATATCCCCGCAGTAATCAGAGTACCAGTAGATAAGGAAGAGCTGGCCTTACCTACATTACCACCAGGTGGAAGATTAAAACAGGTGATCTTGCGTGACCCAAGAAAGAGTA
- a CDS encoding UbiA family prenyltransferase, which translates to MSLKSYMQLVRIHNVIGAALGAIMGFLVSSQWYLELKGILLSALVVGLIAAGGYVINDVYDVEIDKINKPYRPIPSGRISVNKAKALSITLFVIGIVLSILLNIYAIVIALLTTIGLVYYAKDLKKTGFYGNLLVATTTALSIFYGGLAFFSDNWLLRIIIPTFYSFFLTLIREIVKGIEDYNGDLLNNVKTLATTLGISKSWRIAKILLMLLLVISPLPFFIGFNLIYIIILIIAFVPFTILSIIQKETIEGASKARTYLKISAIAGIIAFLLGSLPIL; encoded by the coding sequence GTGAGTTTAAAATCTTATATGCAACTTGTTAGAATACATAATGTTATAGGGGCAGCGTTAGGAGCGATTATGGGCTTTTTGGTTTCCTCTCAGTGGTATCTTGAACTCAAAGGGATTTTACTATCCGCACTGGTAGTTGGCCTTATTGCAGCAGGAGGATACGTTATAAATGACGTATATGATGTGGAAATAGATAAAATTAACAAACCGTATAGACCTATTCCATCTGGTAGAATATCTGTCAATAAAGCTAAAGCATTGTCAATAACACTATTTGTAATAGGTATTGTTCTTTCAATTCTACTAAATATTTACGCAATAGTAATAGCGTTATTAACTACGATTGGTCTGGTATATTATGCTAAAGATCTAAAGAAAACTGGTTTTTATGGTAATTTGTTAGTGGCAACAACTACTGCTCTTTCAATATTCTATGGTGGACTTGCATTTTTCTCTGATAATTGGCTTTTAAGAATAATAATTCCCACATTTTATTCATTCTTTCTCACACTAATAAGAGAGATAGTAAAGGGTATTGAAGACTATAATGGGGATTTACTTAATAACGTGAAAACATTAGCCACAACCTTGGGGATAAGTAAATCTTGGAGAATAGCTAAAATTCTACTTATGCTTCTATTGGTAATTTCGCCTTTACCGTTCTTTATAGGTTTCAATTTAATTTATATCATAATCTTAATAATCGCTTTTGTTCCCTTTACCATTCTTTCCATAATTCAAAAAGAGACAATAGAAGGAGCCTCTAAAGCTAGAACATATCTAAAAATCTCAGCAATTGCAGGGATAATCGCGTTTTTGTTAGGGAGTCTACCAATTCTTTAA